Below is a genomic region from Coregonus clupeaformis isolate EN_2021a unplaced genomic scaffold, ASM2061545v1 scaf0010, whole genome shotgun sequence.
CAGACATGAGTGAAAATACTTTGTGACTTTGAATGCTCCACCTCTACAGTTGGGTTTGAGAAGAAAGTAAACAGCTTGGCTTGGACACTTGCTCACACCTTATCTCCTGTGATGCACGCACACAACTGAGTTGCGCTATACATAGTATCTCAGAGACCGACTGTCACGAAGCGAGAAGGAGAAAACAGACGTTTGGAGCAGGTTGTCTACCAGTTATGCAGTACAACAGAACGCGTAGGCCGCTTTGTTCTCAGAggagacaaaaaaatgacaaatgATAACCTGAATAAGCTGTTGGTATTTTGTGTATTATTTTACGCTCAGAAGGCGTCCATCGTGCATGGTGCACAAGCTTTGGAAACTAAAGGTAGGACACATTTTCCCCAAATATCCTACTTGTTTTCTTCACCTTCTATAACACAAGTGTTTACAATTACAACACTTATTTTTAAATCATGTTATATTTTGTATTTCGACATATGTTTGATGTTTTAGATTTGGGTTAAGATTTTGAGACATGTTATCAATTGTCTAAAGTTTTTTTTGGTGTTTCCTTGCACATTTTGGTGAATTTAATAGCTGTTAATAATAATCACTAATCATCAATAGTCATTCCTCTGGAGTGGTTTGGGGACTTACTTTAAGTCTTCAGCAGTGTTTACTAAATTGTCAAAACCAATAAGGTCCCAAAACCCATTTTCCTTGTGGACTAAGCCTTCCCTCCCTTGTCCACACAGTGGCTCTGCTCCTCCATGTTGAGCCAGAGAATCCAAAGTGCTTTGCTGAGGGGATGTGGGACCTCACCTGCTTCTGGGAGGAGGATGAGAAAAGGGCTGGCTCTGCTGATCAGTACTCATTCATATACACATACCAGTAAGTCATGATCTGGCAAAGTGTTCAGTTAATAATTGCTGCTGCGTGTACCATATCCTCTCACGCTGTCTTGGTAGAGGGTCTTGGTAGAGGGTACCTGCTATGAATATGTGTTTTGAAGTATGATCACCTCAATTGTATATTTAGCCTAGAAACTTGATACAAAGTGTGTAAACAATCCAaatgtctctcctcctctgcagGAATGAGAACAGCTGTGAGTGTGCCGTAACTGCCCTACCAGCAGCAGGCGGCAAGAGACTGTATTTTTGCAGGTTGTCCCAGACTCAATTATTTGTGCCCCTTGACATTCGGGTGTTTCAGGATGGCCTGCTGATCCACAACCGCAGTCTCTTCGTTGAACTTGTCTGTGAGTTATAGAGTTTTCGTTGTGGGTGACTTTTGGGAACTATTCCATTTGTTTTTCTCAGGATTTAGGAATGAAATGTTCTTctcctgtctgtgtgtcagtcctGTTAGACCCGCCTGCCAATCTGACAGTGACGAGTACAGGGAAGCAGGGGCAGCTGAAGGCCAGCTGGCTGCCTCCCTCTCTCAAGTACATGAGCGACAGCATGATGTACGAGGTCAGCTACGCCATGGCAGGGAGCCACATTGGAAAGGTACTGAACAACACACACCTCACCAACACACACGCTTATATCAGAGGTAGAAGTTTGTTACCAGACAAGAGAAACGTTTGAAGTCTTTGTGAATAATGGTGCCGTTCCTTTATTGGCCTTCTGCAGAGATGTGTCAATGACAATGCATTATCGTCTTGTCTTCAGGTGGAGGAGGTGCAAGCCAGCTCTGAGCTCATCTTGCGTGGTCTGCAGTCAGGGACCAAGTACAATGTGCGCATTCGTGTCAAACTGGACGGCATCAGCTACAGCGGCTACTGGAGCGCCTGGACTGACCCGGTACTGATGGAAACAATGCCTGGTGGTAAGCTTCTTTCTCCTGCAGCAACATTCACATTGTCACCAAAAGAATGTGTTTGTCTTATGAGCTAAACAGCTTTATTCTATTTGTGAGGGATCCCTCCCTTGGATTTCATCCCTGGTGTAACCTTGTTGCTGTGCCATCTTATTTGCAGACTTGGACCCTCTCATCGTGTCCCTGAGTCTCATCATCGCTCTCGTCCTCACCCTGCTGTCTCTCATTGTGCTCATGTCCCATTGCAGGTCAGTTTCCATAAACAACAACTTTCCATAGTTCTTAGTATACCACTGTAACTACACTCTTTAGAGATATCCTCTGTAGAGACATCCTCAGTGGTAGATTTATGGAATAAGGCTGTACAATATTGTCCTCAGGTTCCTGTTGAAGAACATCTGGCCAATCATTCCCACCCCTGAAAGCAAGTTCCAAGGCCTCTTTACGGTTTATGGCGGTGACTTTCAGGTGAGTCTTTGTATCCTTGGAATATGAAACTCAGTATGAAGTACCTTGTGCAGTGTTTATCTATATCCTTTGTGTGTATTGTAGTCTGTTCATCTTGACTCAATATTAGTGCAGACTCCTGAACCTCTCTCATTCGGTTTGTCAATAGGAGTGGTTGGGCCACAGCACTGGAGGCTTATGGTTGAGGCCAGCCTACTTCTACTCCGAGGAATTCCCGGCTCCACTAGAGGTCCTCTCAGAGGTTAGCCTTGGTCCCGCTTTGCCGCCCAAGGCCTCAGAGGCACTTGGTgaaaaaggagaggaggaggaggatgaagacaaGAAGCTAAAGAGGGTGGACTCTGCAttgatggaggggtggagagaaacCCCCCAGGAGCACTGGCTGATGGACCAGCTCCGGGCTTTTCATCAGCACCCTGCACCCCGGTCCCAGTCGTCTCTACTGGAGTCCCACGATGCCTACGTCACCCTCAACGCTCAGAACCACAGTGGGGAGGAGCCTCTTGATGACATATTGGAGGAAACCTTGCCCCTGCAGGTTCTCTTTGCCTCTGGAAGGGCATCCTCTGAATCTCGCTCAGACTTAGGCTCCCTCCAACAGAGCTCAGGGTCGGGCCGCCTCTCGTCACAGTCCAGTTTTGAGTACCCAAACCACACCTGGCCGCCCAAGGGCCCCGGGTACACCTACATGGCAGTGGCCGACTCGGGTGTCTCCATGGATTACAGTCCGATGAGCTCGAGTAAGATCGATGACATTGGGAAGGGAGTTATCTATACCAATGAGTACAAGAACGAGATCCCTGCACACAGAAGACCCATAGGTACGCCCGTCCACTTTGCATTCTGAATTAAGGCTAAGCTATGTAACAGGCTATGAACTGAGGCTTAAAGGTCCAATGAAGCTGAAAAACAGTTGAATATTTGCCATTGGGATGTTTGGCCAAGGCTTCTACATTGACTCGATCTTCTTGTCAGTGGAATGTAAAAAGCCAGGATGTAGGCTACTCTCATAACTATGCGATAACAGACAAACTAAAATGTACCGTAAACTAAAAAGCTTTGGTAAGGAAAAGTCAAAATTATCCCTGATAAGGATTGTATATTTCTTTGGATGTCATAAGCTCATTCTCACAATATCCCTTCATCAGAAGGCAGCTGTTTGAGAAATACATGAACAACTGAAACACTCTAAAGCTGATATTATAAAACACATGTAATGTGTATAATCTAAGATCATTGGATCTTGTAGGTACATTTATAAGGttattttctatatttttactggAATAACTAGATAAAGTTGACACTTAATTGTAAATattgtgtttgtctattgtgtATTGTACAAGAGTATCACTTGGTGTAACCCTGGTCTTAACATGAAGCTCCTGCAAGAATGAAGAGGTACTGTAGGATGTGCAGGAAAGTGTTTAGGCAATGTGTCACATTTCAGTATGATGCTATTGTACACCTCTTGCTTGCAATGCTTAGATCAACAAAGGTTGTAAAAGTCATCATGGTTCCAGTGTATGAATGTTTGTATATCTGTCTATCTAATTGTCACCTCATTGAATCTTACATATTATCATACATTTTGAGAGGCCATAATTGTTGAAACTGTAaataatttacattttttttttgttggtttAAATAAACACCAGTTTGTTGAAAATGTAGGTAATTCCTCCCACCCAACAAACAAAAATTGTGGTTTGGCTAAATGTATAGTTAGATTGAAAAAACTGTCCTTTTTTAAGTTGTCCCATTTGTAAAAATACAGTTGTATACATAAGCACATGTGAATATGACAACTCAATGTGGTAGGGCAGGCATACTCAACTCtaaccctacgaggtccggagcctgctggttttctgttctacctgataattaattgcatacacctggtgtcacaggtctacatcagtccctgattagaggggaacaatgaaaaaaatgcagtggaactggtttCGAGGTCCAGAGTTTAGTTTGAGGGTGGTAGGGTATCGCAATACTtcttccatggcaaaaatgaaaacacaaagcagactaaactctttggtcctttaaaaacctgctgtaggTAAAatagtgtgctatagcttggaaaataaataaacatgacTCTGGATGACAATAAAATgatttcctaaagaagttaaatccgttTAATGTCTTGTTTCTTTGCCGAGATAGTGGTATTGTCCCGGCCTTAGAATGTGGACAGTAGTTGAATAGGCATTGGGGAAAAGGGTATTTGATGTCATAACAAGTGAAGTTCACAACAATTTCCTTATGAGTGACGTATATCTTAGCATAATGAGCTGAGGTCCTGATCTGTCCAGAGAAGATAAGGAGCACAATCCCCTCACAGAACACAGGTATAGAACATAGCCTAGTAAATAAGGGAAAATCTTTTTAAAACAACCAACGTGAAAATTTGTTTAGAATAAAGGCTCCAATCAAAcatgttttgtttatttttagtTTATTAAACATTTAGAATATTAACTAGTTCCTAATGTCTATTTTTAAATCCTTAGCTTTTCGGTTATTTTCAGTGTTAGTTTCTAAACAAACTGGTGAATGTTCCCTCATTTTTTCATTACATGTTATGATAATACTGTGATGATTACCTAAACTGAACTTCTGGCAATCTATAATTTCTGTATCTCTTTATAGTCAACAAAAATGTCAATATCATGCCTAAAATATAACATAAATGTTAAGCAATTCTGATGCGCCGCCATATTAGATATCTTCACAATGTATTTTTGTACTAATATGACTTAAAAATGTATGCCATtaaagcaaatcaaatcaaatgttattggtcacatacacatatttagcagattttattgcgggtgtagcgaaatgcttgtatacTGTGTACCATTTGATGTTCTTGTTGTCCTTTAGTTGAGAAAAACGTGGGGAGACATTCTAATAGTCCCTGATAGCTAATAGCtatagatgggttggttgtttagcaataaAACCGACGGGTGCACAACTATGGGGGAAAatggatgaggttggcttagattgttgacaaaatgtacactatatttagtctccaatgtttattaaagttgtacaatgagcacttgttgtctctcaaataaattgttacagttgttggttagctagctagcaactttttgccatattagcatagaagtgacatcagtcaaaacaagacatggtatcaagaacaagataaaactagctgaaacgagccacttaagattccccacatggcagtttcttgtcattgttgctagctatctggccatccagaatgaCAACACACGGCtttctgccccattgaagcgtgTGGATCGTTTGTGACGTTCTCTGCTATCCCGTCTATAGCATCAGCCTAATCTTCCCTCTACAAATGATCTTCGAAAGCACCACAGGTACAACGGTTAGACAAAAAAAGTAATGTAATGGGAGTTGAATGGGTAAATGTGAAGTCACATTGTGTAGGAGAGATAAGACAACAGGGCAAGGGAGGAGAACAAACTAAAATTAGTGTGGCAGAGCAGTCAGGAACAGTAAGATTGAGTTTAATTCACGCAAAAACCTTGCTGAAAACTTTTTTTAAACACTAGTGAAAACCATTCTGTGCATTGGAAAAAACTGTTCCTCTTGCATCTCAGTCTTTGGGAATGCAATTGCTTGATATAAGTATATATGTTTTTTGCATGTCTCTTATTTCTTCCTCGTCCACTGGTAAGTCATTGAATGGATTTCAAACCATTGTAAACTCCATTGAGCGATTGGGGCGAATGACCAGTCGCCATTCTCGTGCCAGACTTGAGTCCTCCTCATCCTTAGCAAGAGAGGCTTCTGTGATCCCAGCACCAGAGAGGTAAACATGCCACGTGTTCTGTGGTCCTGCTACAGCAGGGGCAGAGTTCCAGTCTCGGTCCAAGGTACACCTAACCTGAAAGTAGCGGTCTAACACTGAGAGGACAGGGTCTGGGGCTGAGGGGTCCCCACCAGCATGCCCTTCCCACTCGGACTGGAACGAGGCTATGACCCGACAGGGAGCCAGGCTAGCGGCTCTCTCCTCCAAGGTCTGTGTGAGAAATGCAGCCGTGTCATACAGCAGAGCAGAGATGTGTGCAGCAGAGGACTGCTCTGCCTGCTGAAGGCCACCACTCACCCCAGGCCCGCgcaggtagccctccagtccgtcCACGATGATCAGCGACGGAGGGGCAGCAGATCCAGAGGCTGATTCATGCAAAGAGGCCACGTCCTGAAGCAAATCTTCCAAGGACCTGGGGTATGCAAACTTGATTTTCTGCAATAAAGTAATGCCAATAATCATCAGAACTGTTTGCTTAGGTCTTTTCAGGAAAGCATTTTTTAAAGTGCTTGGTGTCAAGATAAGAAATTGTAATGTCAGTGAGCTAACCAACGATGAGTTCAATGGAgagtgttgtgtgttatgtttATCAAGGTTGTGCAAAATAACACAGATGCTGGACCAATGCTAGCCAAACTAGGTAGCTTTTATTAAGGCCTAGTAGTACAAGAATAGCTAATTACCTTCAAAGTTTCAGGGCTCAGGTTGGACATGGATTCCTGCAACGATCCTGGAAggctctgaatttgaacttgagTGAAAAATGACACTTTGAGCCCCAATTCAGCGGCAGCCGTCACCGCCGCAAGTAGCAGCAACGAACGGTTGATGCTACAGTCTCCGACCACCAATGTACTGCATTTTGATGGTGCTATGATTTTCAAATCCTTTGTTTTTCCAGAGTGTTGGATAAATGTCTTAAAGACGAGCGTCAAAATATCGGCCATATCTTACTTTAGCTATCTATCTACATGTATGAACTTGGTTTATCGTTGATAAAACGTTCTGCATGATGTGCAAAGAACATTTTCGTTTCCCGCCACGTGGTGTCACTTCCCGTAAGACAACTTCCGCTAGGAATAACAACAACAGACAGCTGTTGTCAAGATGGCGGATGGCTATGGAGGAGAAGAGGGTCCCCTGGACGCTAAAGAAGCCGGggatcaaataaaatcaattttgaGGCGTTGTAGAGGCCGTCCCAGGCTCACGGATTCTGACCGAGCACAAAGACGTCTCGAGTCCCGCAAGAAGTATGATGTTAGGCGAGTTTATCTTGGAGAATCTCACAAGGTTTGGAGTGAGCTTCGCCGGCGAACGAGTTTGAGTGACGCTGGACTTGCCGAGTACCTAATCCTGCTCAACTCCACGTATGGGGAGAGATACCAGAAAAAATACGGAGGGTATGTTTACGAATAATACATAAAATCAGAATATCAAACTAGCTAGTAACTAATATTGTTTAGGTAGCATATCCCCTCTCTCGTCCTCTGTTGACATTCCGATAAATGTGAGTCCTTTCCCCCTTTAATCAATTGGGTTAGCTAGCTCGTGCTATCAACTCAATAGTGCTTAACGTTAACACAGTATCCTCATGCAATAAAGTTACTGTCATATTTATATTCCTGGCCGCTAGGAAGACCACCCCCGAAGTATGTACAAAACTGAAAAGAGGTAAGAAAGAAAGACACATTTTATCCACTTACCCATGAAGAAAGGTAGCCCTACACGAGGGATTGATTGATACATTTATGTCGCTGTTGATACTTATTTTCTTACagggaagaaggagagagtgtCTAGCCTTTGTAGCATGGTGACCTGGTACCAGGATCACTCCCAGACCTGCCCACATGAACCGCAGCTCAGAGCTCTGGAACCACAACCTGGATTCTCCACCTCTGCTATCTGGCAGTGTGATGCCGACCATTCATTTGTGCAGCACCTCTCCTCGCCACCAAGAGGGACCAGCGATcctgagatggagacagagacggAGGAGGAAGTTGACAGGGACACTGGGACAGAGGAAACCGGAGGAATCAtgacaaggaggaggaggagagagacagatgcccACAGACAGCTCACTGGTAAgagatacagtacattcagaTACTAATTTGGCTTTTAATTGTTCTGGGTCACATGTAACAGTATGGGAACCACTGATTTGACATAAACCAGGTAACCTGTATTTAAATGCATCTGTATTCTGTACCCTTTCCTAGATGCAGGAGGGGATTTGGAAGTGGCCGGAGCTCCGGTGACTATCAATCAGGTGGAGCAGGCCACGGCACTCAGCCAGCTCCCAGGGATGGAGGCCCCATCTAGGGATACTCCACTAACGGAGCACCTCTCTGAGAACCAGTCTGTCTGGGAGATGGAGGTGGTGATGGAGGCAGGCAGACAGCAAGCCCAGGAGTCTGACAACGAGGGGACAGGTTACAATGCTGTAGGGGAGGACATCAAcccagaggaggaggcggaggacctgagaagagacagaggagatgaAGGAGTGGGTACATCACAAGATGGCTACGAGTGTGTTGTAGTGACTGCATCCCTAACTGACAGACTGGACAAAACCGATGAGGAGGACACCACACAGAAAATGTGTGACACAGTTGGTGTAGACACTCAGCCCAACCTCCATCCAGTCCCAGTCTCTATGCAGGTGCCTGGGCAGGGGGAGCTCTTTGATTCTCAGACACTACAGACTGTGGGGACCAGCTGTGAGATACCAGACCAGCGAGGAACTCTGGAGGGTTctcaggtaaaaaaaaaaacgtgttgGGTCTTATACTCATTAGTCATTTGTCTTGGAATTTTATCAAAATCAAGTATTTGTCGTCTCTGAAAGCACTGCCTTATATAGTAGTCATATTAACATGTAGCCTATCCTATGTCCCTCTCCCTGTCATTCCTAGCTGATCATCATCACTGGCCCCAGCTACGAGGCTTTGGCGTCCGAGGGCATCCAGCTCAACATGGGGGGcggagacgtggaggaggtcaCCTGCACTGTCATAGAGGGCGTGGCTTACAACCAAATGTGCCAGTCAGGGGCAGACTTTAGGACGACAGAGGAAGACTCCATCACAGGTACTGCTGGCACAGAGTATTTTAGCCTTTGCTTACACTGACAGATAATGCATTAGAATATGCTGTAATTGCTGTATATGCTTATTAAAGGATACTGACATTGACAAGAATCAATGAAGAATATGTTGCTATTCCAATGGTTTGAGACATTGTTCTCATCAACCCCTCAGGCCTGAGTGACAAGGAGCTGCTCCAGCCCAGTGTTGAGTCTCATGGCTTGGAGCCCACCTGTGAGAGGGAGCTACAAAGAGGCCTGAGCAGGTGAGTGGCCAGCATGGAGAATTATGGGGATCACATCTGTAGAGACAAACTTGGATGGACATGCCATTTTCATTCCCGTCTTGACTTCCTCAGAGCACTTCTGTAGACTAACCACAGGCATCGCTCCCTTTTCTATTTCAGATGTAGGAGGAGCAGACGAGGTCCTGTCATCGAGGCAGACGGAATGCTCAAGATGTTCCACTGTCCGTATGAAGGCTGTAGTCAGGTCTATGTAGCCATCAGCAGCTTTCAGGTAAATAGACTCTTTCAGGCACTCTCCACTTCAGATTTTGCCTTGATTTGGAACACCTCGACCAAGTTCCGAATAAAGGAAATAGAAATGTACATGTTGCTGTAACTACCATTTCATGCTGTGATTCATAATATGTACTTTTTGTTCTTTGTATGTTCCCTGCAGAACCATGTGAATCTGGTTcacaggaaggggaggaccaaggTGTGCCCCCACCCTGGCTGCGGCAAGAAGTTCTATCTGTCAAACCACCTGCATCGCCACATGATCATCCACTCAGGTgggcacacacatacaaacaactCTAAATCTGGGCTATACTGATATACATTGGCGCATgagatagtagtaatgtagtcatatgtacagtggggaaaaaaagtatttagtcagccaccaattgtgcaagttctcccacttaaaaagatgagagaggcctgtaattttcatcataggtatacgtcaactatgacagacaaattgagaaaaaaaaaatccagaaaatcacattgtaggattttttatgaatttatttgcaaattatggtggaaaataagtatttggtcacctacaaacaagcaagatttctggctctcacagacctgtaacttcttctttaagaggctcctctgtcctccactcgttacctgtattaatggcacatgtttgaacttgttatcagtataaaagacacctgtccacaacctcaaacagtcacactccaaactccactatggccaagaccaaagagctgtcaaaggacaccagaaacaaaattgtagacctgcaccaggctgggaagactgaatctgcaataggtaagcagcttggtttgaagaaatcaactgtgggagcaattattaggaaatggaagacatacaagaccactgataatctccctcgatctgtggctccactcaagatctcaccccgtggggtcaaaatgatcacaagaatggtgagcaaaaatctcagaaccacacggggggacctagtgaatgacctgcagagagctgggaccaaagtaacaaagcctaccatcagtaacacactacgccgccaaggactcaaatcctgcagtgcagacgtgtccccctgcttaagccagtacatgtccatgcccgtctgaagtttgctagagtgcatttggatgatccagaagaggattgggagaatgtcatatggtcagatgaaaccaaaatataactttttggtaaaaactcaactcgtcgtgtttggaggacaaagaatgctgagttgcatccaaagaacaccatacctactgtgaagcatgggggtggaaacatcatactttggggctgtttttctgcaaagggaccaggacgactgatccgtgtaaaggaaagaatgaatggggccatgtatcgtgagattttgagtgaaaacctccttccatcagcaagggcattgaagatgaaacgtggctgggtctttcagcatgacaatgatcccaaacacaccgcccgggcaacgaaggagtggcttcgtaagaagcatttcaaggtcctggagtggcctagccagtctccagatctcaaccccatagaaaatctttggagggagttgaaagtccgtgttgcccagcgacagccccaaaacatcactgctctagaggagatctgcatggaggaatgggccaaaataccagcaacagtgtgtgaaaaccttgtgaagacttacagaaaacgtttgacctgtgtcattgccaacaaagggtatataacaaagtattgagaaacttttgttattgaccaaatacttattttccaccataatttgcaaataaattcataaaaaatcctacaatgtgattttctggaaacatttttctcattttgtctgtcatagttgatgtgtacctatgatgaaaattacaggcctctctcatctttttaagtgggagaacttgcacaattggtggctgactaaatactttttttccccactgtatcctgcTATGACATGTATAATACAGCTTTGGATGTTAACCCGTCTCTAAAGTGAATGGTTTTGACCGCATGGAACTTTAAGGAGTGATGCTTCACAATCGCTTCTCATCTAACCGTGCTGCCCGTGAAATGATTGCTGACCTGGTTATAAAATCACCCAACTTTACACTGGTCTGTAGAATGGCCATGTAAAATTACCAAATACAATGGCTGTTAAATACACTGGCTGCATTCAGCAATAATGTCTAATGGTGATTCTGAACCACTTCCAAATACAATCTAAATGATGAGAGCCCCAATCAGCAGAGAGGTTGATGTTGAGTCATAGTGACTCAACATTACAAGCATCTGAATTCTGCGCCTCCAGACCGTGCCCAATCCCAACTAACTTTGTCCCCTCATTTTTCAACAAAGTTTGTCGCAGATGCCGATCTAATTCTTCATCAAACTTTGTGTAGGAGTCCGAGACTTCATCTGTGAAACGTGTGGGAAATCGTTCAAACGGAAGAATCACTTGGAGGTTCACCGGCGCACGCACACAGGAGAGACGCCCCTTCAGTGAGTGAAACACTTTGATCACTCACATGTTTTTACTCCCAGACAGTTTATTTCATTTTCTCTACACA
It encodes:
- the LOC121550985 gene encoding erythropoietin receptor-like; amino-acid sequence: MTNDNLNKLLVFCVLFYAQKASIVHGAQALETKVALLLHVEPENPKCFAEGMWDLTCFWEEDEKRAGSADQYSFIYTYQNENSCECAVTALPAAGGKRLYFCRLSQTQLFVPLDIRVFQDGLLIHNRSLFVELVFLLDPPANLTVTSTGKQGQLKASWLPPSLKYMSDSMMYEVSYAMAGSHIGKVEEVQASSELILRGLQSGTKYNVRIRVKLDGISYSGYWSAWTDPVLMETMPGDLDPLIVSLSLIIALVLTLLSLIVLMSHCRFLLKNIWPIIPTPESKFQGLFTVYGGDFQEWLGHSTGGLWLRPAYFYSEEFPAPLEVLSEVSLGPALPPKASEALGEKGEEEEDEDKKLKRVDSALMEGWRETPQEHWLMDQLRAFHQHPAPRSQSSLLESHDAYVTLNAQNHSGEEPLDDILEETLPLQVLFASGRASSESRSDLGSLQQSSGSGRLSSQSSFEYPNHTWPPKGPGYTYMAVADSGVSMDYSPMSSSKIDDIGKGVIYTNEYKNEIPAHRRPIGTPVHFAF
- the LOC121550983 gene encoding ATPase SWSAP1-like, whose protein sequence is MADILTLVFKTFIQHSGKTKDLKIIAPSKCSTLVVGDCSINRSLLLLAAVTAAAELGLKVSFFTQVQIQSLPGSLQESMSNLSPETLKKIKFAYPRSLEDLLQDVASLHESASGSAAPPSLIIVDGLEGYLRGPGVSGGLQQAEQSSAAHISALLYDTAAFLTQTLEERAASLAPCRVIASFQSEWEGHAGGDPSAPDPVLSVLDRYFQVRCTLDRDWNSAPAVAGPQNTWHVYLSGAGITEASLAKDEEDSSLAREWRLVIRPNRSMEFTMV
- the LOC121550982 gene encoding zinc finger protein 653-like codes for the protein MADGYGGEEGPLDAKEAGDQIKSILRRCRGRPRLTDSDRAQRRLESRKKYDVRRVYLGESHKVWSELRRRTSLSDAGLAEYLILLNSTYGERYQKKYGGKTTPEVCTKLKRGKKERVSSLCSMVTWYQDHSQTCPHEPQLRALEPQPGFSTSAIWQCDADHSFVQHLSSPPRGTSDPEMETETEEEVDRDTGTEETGGIMTRRRRRETDAHRQLTDAGGDLEVAGAPVTINQVEQATALSQLPGMEAPSRDTPLTEHLSENQSVWEMEVVMEAGRQQAQESDNEGTGYNAVGEDINPEEEAEDLRRDRGDEGVGTSQDGYECVVVTASLTDRLDKTDEEDTTQKMCDTVGVDTQPNLHPVPVSMQVPGQGELFDSQTLQTVGTSCEIPDQRGTLEGSQLIIITGPSYEALASEGIQLNMGGGDVEEVTCTVIEGVAYNQMCQSGADFRTTEEDSITGLSDKELLQPSVESHGLEPTCERELQRGLSRCRRSRRGPVIEADGMLKMFHCPYEGCSQVYVAISSFQNHVNLVHRKGRTKVCPHPGCGKKFYLSNHLHRHMIIHSGVRDFICETCGKSFKRKNHLEVHRRTHTGETPLQCEICGYQCRQRASLNWHMKKHTPEAHYNFTCEHCGKRFEKLDSVKFHKLKSHPDKQAT